A window from Peromyscus leucopus breed LL Stock chromosome 8a, UCI_PerLeu_2.1, whole genome shotgun sequence encodes these proteins:
- the Akap12 gene encoding LOW QUALITY PROTEIN: A-kinase anchor protein 12 (The sequence of the model RefSeq protein was modified relative to this genomic sequence to represent the inferred CDS: deleted 2 bases in 1 codon) has product MGAGSSTEQRSPEQQPAGSDTPSEPELSGHGPAAEAPGAAGEPADADPATKLLQKNGQLSAVNGVAEQGDDHVQEGNQDGQEEEVIVEDVGQRESEDVREKDRAKDMAANSAVVEDITKDGQEEAPEIIEQIPAPESNAEEMAQPAESQANDVGFKKVFKFVGFKFTVKKDKNEKSDTVQLLTVKKDEGEGPEATVGAGDHQEPAAETGESASKESELKQSIEKPEGAPKQAQSSTEEIPLQAESGQVTEEEAKDEGEEKREKEPTKSAESPTSPASGETTSSFKKFFTHGWAGWRKKTSFKKPKEDELEASEKKKEQEAEKVNEEGKEKTEESPSEQAPAASEQQEPAEGMNEARLSADYEKVELPLEDQVGGLEGSSEEKCAPLATEVFDEKIEAHQEVVAEVHVSTVSTVEKTAEEQEVGEETKGDVEETGESLSPGKPAETKEDPQEAQAAEELVKSKEVCVSGGDHTQLTDLSPDEKMMPKHPEGIVSEAEMLSSQERMKVQGSPLKKLFSSSGLKKLSGKKQKGKRRGGGDEEPGEPQVQTESPESADEQKGDSSASSPEEPEEITSLERGLSEARQEGEAEEGATSDGEKKREGITPWASFKKMVTPKKRVRRPSESDKEEDADKGKSATLSSTESTMSEMQEEAKTVGDEQKPEEPKRKVDTSVSWEALICVGSSKKRARKASSSDDEGGPRTSGEDGHRAEDAVVKEAGTTEAAPAGTQEPDQAQGSSSPEPAGSPSEGEGVSTWESFKRLVTPRKKSKSKMEEKAEESGIEPLASDVEPSKEESWVSIKKFIPGRRKKRADGKQEQAAAEEAGPTEINEDDPDVPAVVPLSEYDAVEREKLEVQQAQEREERPQLQGPVYVSEELSKTLVHTVNVAVIDGTRAVTTAEERSPSWISASVTEPLELARDEATVSTVEVIAKDTPAVAPTLPEGRDAQDDTVTSEVEVTSEAVTAAETTEALQAEEVTEASGAEETTDMVSAVSQLTDSLDTTEEATPVQEVEGGVPDREEQERQTQAVLQAVAEKVKGESKAPATQAVQKAGALEKVEEVEEDSEAPAAEKERDAVLEEPVQGAEAGRSAQSPGIVQSPPESLREVPEVTGVELKERVTPCQAAEPQQLMEQAGAPDSSETLTDSETNGSTPLADSDTPDVTQQDEAVESQDSKAPASDRQSQATEVEAAPAQEEGPSIPPNLPPQEGHGEKPGRDAPEAMQQELSVGTVPLLAETEVGHQAGHSDGEKVKDEPCVEGLEASVHTDGTEGQEKIAEVARDGEGMGAPEGQEDESPGVQGLSPEERETGTDAEKEKIETKPEEVSEEHEQPTASPEPEEAHPQLIQTAGMSDSERGKAASSLDGSSSLPDQDKAGCAEVQVQSSEPPATQTAGPVSEVADTVKISETDESPECAGAPFTPAEESSEKGDYWTLQHGADTVPLGPAAQAESAPGITTSPALEGTLCSDPRGERSASREQRSDEDDDGPVGGPDGRESAGREEGLGAESELLHLESESSKLVQNVIQTAVDRFARTETAPQACASGLQAEVPVVQADSQGAQQMLGNEESRHHVSAQDDETPAAGAEEGFALPDISKGRSEASSEEIHVFAVDSASVKDRQCEEVIVPLEAKGDGDGAKPAPADECAKLGENVEKLPSESKDQRGHAADGPQHQSSAQAEANASGNVTKESPDTNGPKLTEEGDAWEVGVQEGKMPTESVKEIKPQTEEDLQEPEGDLEES; this is encoded by the exons TTGGACAGAGAGAGTCAGAAGATGTGAGAGAAAAAGACCGAGCTAAAGACATGGCCGCCAACTCCGCAGTTGTTGAAGACATCACAAAGGACGGGCAGGAGGAAGCACCTGAGATCATCGAACAGATCCCTGCTCCAGAAAGCAACGCGGAGGAGATGGCCCAGCCCGCTGAGTCCCAGGCTAATGATGTCGGCTTTAAGAAGGTATTTAAGTTTGTTGGCTTTAAATTCACCGTGAAAAAGGATAAAAATGAGAAGTCTGATACTGTCCAGCTACTCACTGTCAAAAAGGATGAAGGGGAAGGGCCGGAAGCCACAGTTGGAGCGGGTGACCACCAGGAGCCCGCCGCGGAGACCGGAGAGTCAGCGTCCAAAGAAAGCGAGCTGAAGCAGTCCATAGAGAAGCCGGAAGGCGCCCCGAAGCAAGCACAGAGCAGCACAGAAGAAATTCCCCTCCAGGCTGAATCTGGCCAAGTGACCGAGGAAGAAGCCAAggatgaaggagaagagaaacGTGAGAAAGAACCCACGAAGTCCGCAGAGTCTCCAACCAGCCCGGCCAGCGGCGAGACAACCTCTTCCTTCAAGAAATTCTTCACTCACGGTTGGGCCGGCTGGCGCAAAAAGACCAGCTTCAAGAAGCCAAAGGAGGATGAGCTGGAAGCGTCCgagaagaaaaaggagcaagAGGCAGAAAAAGTCAacgaagaaggaaaagaaaagacagaagaaagtcCTTCTGAGCAAGCCCCAGCCGCCTCCGAGCAGCAGGAGCCCGCCGAAGGCATGAACGAGGCCAGGTTGTCCGCAGACTATGAGAAGGTGGAGCTGCCCTTGGAAGATCAGGTCGGTGGCCTGGAGGGATCATCAGAGGAGAAGTGTGCCCCGTTGGCCACGGAAGTGTTTGATGAGAAAATAGAAGCCCACCAAGAAGTGGTTGCAGAAGTCCACGTGAGCACCGTGAGCACCGTAGAGAAGACGGcagaggagcaggaagtgggggaggagacCAAAGGGGACGTGGAAGAAACGGGAGAATCCCTGTCCCCTGGAAAACCAGCGGAGACCAAGGAGGATCCCCAGGAGGCCCAGGCTGCAGAGGAGCTGGTGAAGAGCAAAGAAGTGTGTGTCTCTGGAGGTGACCATACGCAGCTGACGGATCTAAGTCCCGACGAGAAGATGATGCCCAAGCACCCGGAAGGCATTGTCAGTGAGGCGGAGATGCTGTCCTCTCAGGAGAGGATGAAGGTCCAGGGGAGCCCTCTGAAGAAGCTCTTCAGTAGCTCGGGCTTGAAGAAGCTCTCTGGGAAGAAGCAGAAGGGAAAACGACGGGGCGGGGGAGATGAAGAGCCGGGAGAGCCACAGGTTCAAACCGAGTCCCCGGAGAGCGCGGATGAGCAgaagggagacagctcagcatcCTCCCCAGAAGAGCCCGAGGAGATCACGTCCCTGGAGAGGGGGCTGTCGGAAGCACGCCAGGAAGGGGAAGCCGAGGAGGGAGCTACTTCTGATGGcgagaaaaaaagggaagggatCACCCCCTGGGCATCATTCAAAAAGATGGTGACACCCAAGAAACGGGTCCGAAGACCTTCCGAGAGCGACAAGGAAGAAGACGCGGACAAGGGCAAGAGCGCCACGCTGTCGTCCACGGAGAGCACCATGTCAGAAATGCAAGAAGAAGCCAAAACGGTTGGAGACGAGCAGAAGCCCGAAGAACCGAAGCGCAAGGTGGATACTTCCGTGTCTTGGGAGGCGTTGATTTGCGTGGGATCCTCCAAGAAGAGAGCTAGGAAGGCATCCTCTTCGGATGACGAAGGAGGGCCGAGAACATCGGGAGAGGATGGCCACAGAGCGGAGGACGCCGTCGTCAAAGAAGCTGGAACAACAGAAGCCGCCCCTGCCGGCACCCAGGAACCAGATCAGGCGCAGGGAAGTTCCTCACCCGAGCCAGCCGGAAGCCCTTCTGAAGGGGAAGGTGTCTCCACCTGGGAGTCGTTTAAAAGATTGGTCactccaagaaaaaaatccaagtcaAAGATGGAAGAGAAAGCCGAAGAGTCCGGTATAGAGCCGTTGGCTTCAGATGTCGAACCGAGTAAAGAAGAATCTTGGGTTTCCATCAAGAAATTTATTCCCGGACGACGGAAGAAGAGGGCAGACGGGAAGCAAGAACAAGCCGCCGCTGAAGAGGCGGGCCCGACGGAAATCAATGAAGATGACCCGGATGTTCCAGCTGTTGTGCCTCTGTCCGAGTACGATGCTGTAGAAAGGGAGAAGCTGGAAGTGCAGCAAGctcaggagagggaggagagacccCAGCTTCAGGGGCCTGTGTATGTGTCGGAGGAGCTTAGTAAGACCCTGGTTCACACCGTGAACGTGGCTGTCATTGACGGGACCCGGGCCGTCACCACTGCCGAAGAGCGGTCCCCTTCCTGGATCTCCGCTTCCGTGACAGAGCCTCTTGAACTTGCCCGAGACGAAGCCACGGTGTCCACCGTGGAGGTCATTGCAAAAGACACCCCAGCGGTCGCCCCGACCCTGCCAGAGGGCAGAGATGCCCAGGACGACACAGTGACCAGCGAGGTGGAAGTCACCTCGGAAGCCGTGACGgctgcagaaaccacagaggctcTCCAGGCTGAAGAAGTCACCGAGGCATCAGGGGCCGAGGAGACCACAGACATGGTGTCGGCAGTGTCCCAACTAACCGACTCCCTCGACACCACAGAGGAAGCCACCCCTGTCCAGGAGGTAGAGGGGGGGGTGCCAGATAGAGAAGAGCAGGAGCGGCAGACACAAGCCGTCCTCCAGGCAGTTGCAGAAAAGGTCAAAGGGGAGTCCAAGGCGCCCGCCACCCAGGCTGTTCAGAAAGCAGGAGCGCTGGAGAAGGTAGAGGAGGTAGAAGAGGATTCCGAAGCGCCAGCTGCGGAGAAAGAGAGGGATGCCGTGCTGGAAGAACCCGTGCAGGGAGCTGAAGCTGGGCGttctgcacagagccctgggattGTACAGAGCCCTCCAGAGAGCCTCAGAGAAGTTCCCGAAGTCACC GGGGTGGAGTTGAAAGAGCGGGTCACCCCGTGCCAGGCTGCAGAGCCCCAGCAGCTGATGGAACAAGCTGGAGCCCCCGACTCATCCGAAACCTTGACAGACAGCGAGACGAACGGAAGCACCCCCCTCGCGGATTCAGACACCCCAGATGTGACACAGCAAGACGAGGCCGTTGAAAGCCAGGACAGTAAAGCCCCTGCCTCGGACAGGCAGTCCCAGGCCACGGAGGTAGAGGCAGCTCCCGCTCAGGAGGAGGGACCTTCGATACCACCTAATTTGCCACCCCAGGAAGGACATGGGGAGAAACCAGGAAGAGATGCTCCAGAAGCCATGCAGCAAGAACTTTCTGTGGGAACAGTGCCCCTTCTGGCAGAGACCGAGGTGGGTCACCAGGCTGGCCACTCGGATGGTGAAAAAGTCAAAGACGAACCGTGTGTTGAAGGACTGGAGGCGTCTGTGCACACCGATGGCACCGAAGGCCAAGAAAAGATTGCCGAGGTCGCACGTGATGGTGAAGGGATGGGGGCGCCGGAAGGTCAAGAAGATGAGAGTCCAGGAGTGCAGGGTCTTAGCccggaggagagagagacaggaactgatgccgagaaggagaaaatagaaacaaagccaGAGGAAGTGAGTGAAGAACATGAGCAGCCGACGGCCTCTCCTGAGCCGGAAGAAGCCCACCCGCAGCTCATCCAGACAGCTGGCATGTCCGACTCAGAGAGGGGGAAGGCGGCGAGCAGCCTTGACGGGAGCTCTTCTCTCCCAGACCAAGACAAAGCAGGCTGCGCAGAGGTTCAAGTTCAAAGCTCAGAGCCACCAGCTACTCAAACAGCCGGACCTGTGAGCGAGGTTGCCGACACTGTCAAGATTTCAGAAACCGATGAAAGTCCAGAGTGTGCGGGTGCACCCTTCACACCAGCAGAAGAGTCCTCTGAAAAGGGCGACTACTGGACTCTGCAGCATGGAGCGGACACTGTGCCCTTGGGACCCGCGGCTCAGGCAGAGTCGGCCCCGGGAATAACGACGTCACCCGCTCTCGAGGGCACCCTGTGTTCTGACCCGCGAGGAGAGAGAAGCGCATCCCGGGAGCAGAGATCAGATGAAGATGACGACGGGCCGGTCGGTGGTCCTGACGGCAGGGAGAgcgcaggaagggaggaaggcctCGGGGCTGAGTCTGAGCTCCTGCACCTGGAGAGTGAGAGCAGCAAGCTTGTCCAGAACGTCATCCAGACAGCCGTTGACCGGTTCGCCCGTACGGAAACGGCGCCCCAAGCCTGCGCCTCCGGTTTACAGGCAGAGGTTCCCGTGGTGCAGGCTGACAGCCAGGGAGCCCAGCAGATGCTGGGCAACGAAGAGAGCCGCCATCACGTCTCTGCCCAAGATGACGAAACACCGGCGGCTGGGGCCGAAGAGGGCTTTGCCCTTCCTGATATTTCCAAAGGCAGGAGCGAGGCGTCGTCAGAAGAGATCCACGTGTTTGCAGTTGACAGTGCCAGTGTCAAAGACCGGCAGTGTGAGGAGGTAATTGTCCCACTCGAGGCCAAGGGCGATGGAGACGGAGCCAAACCCGCGCCAGCTGATGAGTGTGCCAAATTAGGAGAAAACGTCGAGAAGCTGCCGTCTGAATCCAAAGATCAAAGGGGGCACGCTGCCGATGGCCCCCAGCACCAAAGCTCGGCCCAGGCAGAGGCCAACGCCTCGGGAAATGTAACCAAAGAGTCTCCAGACACCAATGGACCAAAGCTCACAGAGGAGGGAGATGCCTGGGAAGTCGGGGTTCAGGAAGGAAAAATGCCGACCGAGTCGGTCAAAGAGATCAAGCCCCAGACAGAAGAAGACCTACAGGAGCCAGAGGGAGACTTGGAAGAATCCTAA
- the Zbtb2 gene encoding zinc finger and BTB domain-containing protein 2, whose amino-acid sequence MDLTNHGLILLQQLNAQREFGFLCDCTVAIGDVYFKAHKSVLASFSNYFKMLFVHQTSECVRLKPTDIQPDIFSYLLHLMYTGKMAPQLIDPVRLEQGIKFLHAYPLIQEASLASQGTFSHPEQVFPLASSLYGIQIADHQLRQATKMNIGPEKLGREPRPQAPRMNQEPVPETSQLSQLTANLAQVNRTNMAPADPLQTSLSPELVSTPVPPPPPGEETNLEASSSDEQPSSLTIAHVKPSIMKRNGSFPKYYACHLCGRRFTLRSSLREHLQIHTGVPFTAGPPGEGRGPLSLCSNAADLGKDALEVPEAGMISDSELQHISDSPIIDGQQQSETPPPSDIADIDNLEQADQEREVKRRKYECTICGRKFIQKSHWREHMYIHTGKPFKCSTCDKSFCRANQAARHVCLNQSIDTYTMVDKQTLELCTFEEGSQMDNMLVQANKPYKCNLCDKTFSTPNEVVKHSCQNQNSDVFALDEGRSVLLGGGDSEVTESDHPVLASIKKEQETVLLD is encoded by the exons ATGGATTTGACCAACCATGGACTTATTCTACTGCAGCAGTTAAACGCTCAGCGAGAGTTTGGGTTCCTGTGTGACTGCACGGTTGCCATCGGCGATGTGTACTTCAAGGCACACAAATCAGTTCTTGCTTCATTCTCCAATTACTTTAAGATGTTGTTTGTCCATCAGACCAG TGAATGTGTTCGTCTGAAACCCACTGACATACAGCCTGACATATTCAGCTACCTGCTCCACCTGATGTACACCGGGAAGATGGCCCCACAGCTGATCGACCCCGTGCGCTTGGAGCAAGGGATCAAATTCCTGCACGCGTACCCCCTCATCCAGGAAGCCAGCCTCGCCAGCCAAGGCACCTTTTCCCATCCCGAGCAAGTCTTCCCGCTGGCCTCGTCTTTGTACGGCATTCAGATCGCAGACCACCAGCTGAGACAAGCCACCAAGATgaacatagggcctgagaaactGGGGCGGGAGCCGCGGCCCCAGGCGCCCAGGATGAACCAGGAGCCGGTGCCCGAGACCTCGCAGCTCTCGCAGCTGACTGCCAACCTGGCACAGGTGAATCGGACAAACATGGCTCCCGCCGACCCCCTGCAGACCTCACTGTCACCCGAACTTGTCTCCACGCCTGTCCCGCCCCCTCCTCCTGGGGAGGAGACCAACCTGGAGGCCTCCTCCTCGGACGAGCAGCCGTCGTCCCTCACCATCGCCCACGTGAAGCCAAGCATCATGAAGAGGAACGGGAGCTTCCCCAAGTACTATGCCTGCCACCTGTGCGGCCGGCGCTTCACGCTGCGCAGCAGCCTGCGCGAGCACCTGCAGATCCACACCGGGGTGCCCTTCACGGCCGGCCCTCCCGGGGAGGGCCGTGGGCCCCTGTCGCTTTGCAGCAACGCGGCCGACCTGGGCAAGGATGCTCTGGAAGTGCCCGAGGCGGGGATGATCAGCGACAGCGAGCTGCAGCACATCTCTGACTCCCCCATCATCGACGGGCAGCAACAGTCGGAGACACCGCCGCCCTCGGACATCGCGGACATTGACAACCTGGAGCAGGCGGACCAGGAGAGGGAGGTGAAGAGGCGCAAGTACGAGTGCACCATCTGCGGCCGCAAGTTCATCCAGAAGAGCCACTGGCGCGAGCACATGTACATCCACACGGGCAAGCCCTTCAAGTGCAGCACCTGCGACAAGAGCTTCTGCAGGGCCAACCAGGCCGCGCGCCACGTGTGCCTCAACCAGAGCATCGACACCTACACCATGGTGGACAAGCAGACGCTGGAGCTCTGCACCTTCGAGGAGGGCAGCCAGATGGACAACATGCTGGTGCAGGCCAATAAGCCCTACAAGTGCAACCTCTGCGACAAGACGTTCTCCACCCCCAACGAGGTGGTCAAACACTCCTGCCAGAACCAGAACTCGGACGTGTTCGCCCTGGACGAGGGCCGGTCAGTCCTCCTGGGCGGTGGGGACTCGGAAGTAACTGAATCTGACCATCCCGTGTTAGCGTCCATCAAAAAGGAACAGGAAACTGTGTTACTAGACTGA
- the LOC114707475 gene encoding transcription initiation factor TFIID subunit 4-like, which produces MPTPTPRSRSRWRRRARAGAAPAGATAPGARAGRTGERPAAQGRRAGGGGGSGGDREQEATAEYAPDGPTLEGLRRGTAHRPAAAPAPDALGRGGQAGTGDWDRNAERPSPCARPLGFRPLPSREAPDGAAGTRRRLAAGMVLSGGQRAPAPGAVAASPTPHPTIARPPVRPAGPPRPPLLSIPPSSLPPNSPRLRPGAPRARARRLPFARSLGPGVIRRLCCHGRCRNRLRAPAAPAPPCAAPEPGPGRHVGPGTRWRCALTCRRCGRGGA; this is translated from the exons ATGCCGACGCCGACGCCGCGCTCGCGCTCGCGCTGgcgcaggcgcgcgcgcgcgggggccGCCCCGGCCGGCGCCACGGCCCCGGGCGCCAGGGCCGGGCGGACGGGAGAGCGG CCCGCGGCCCAGGGCCGCcgagccggcggcggcggcggcagcggcggcgacCGCGAGCAGGAGGCGACGGCGGAGTACGCACCTGACGGGCCCACCTTGGAGGGGCTCCGGCGCGGGACCGCTCACCGGCCGGCCGCCGCCCCCGCTCCGGACGCCCTTGGCCGCGGCGGGCAGGCAGGGACCGGCGACTGGGACCGGAACGCGGAGCGCCCCTCCCCTTGCGCCCGCCCTCTCGGCTTCCGTCCCCTCCCCTCGCGCGAAGCCCCGGATGGAGCGGCCGGGACTCGCCGCCGCCTGGCTGCCGGGATGGTTTTGTCAGGCGGCCAGAGAGCCCCGGCGCCAGGCGCAGTCgccgcctcccccaccccccaccccacgaTCGCCCGCCCGCCCGTCCGCCCCGCGGGTCCCCCccgccctcccctcctctccatccctccctcctccctccccccaaactcGCCCCGCCTCCGCCCCGGCGCCCCGCGCGCTCGGGCACGCCGCCTGCCTTTCGCCCGGAGCCTCGGACCGGGAGTCATTCGTCGCCTTTGTTGCCACGGCCGCTGCCGGAACCGTTTGCGAGCTCCGGCGGCTCCCGCCCCTCCCTGCGCCGCCCCGGAGCCCGGGCCGGGGCGGCACGTGGGCCCCGGGACGCGGTGGCGGTGCGCGCTTACCTGTCGCCGGTGCGGCCGCGGCGGGGCGTGA